The proteins below come from a single Malus domestica chromosome 03, GDT2T_hap1 genomic window:
- the LOC103416521 gene encoding uncharacterized protein isoform X2: MAMAASIRCMLRKTGNINEKSIQGINRTFGSIAATNVDATFSDNKDHNNVQAQADVLFNSLPREPTTGTVSRTGYRTGPGADRILGKGRQRILKPVLKKETRYGREPSDEWFGLRPCDIRPGSFHRYTLPREGLFTHGVPYEGCPKCCTLKWEEVDRKKKGLPILFAAARWKAGRCHRCGAATPATAAARRRNKGKKDVTLEEFISFATYYAEKYCQTYADPADNARAVKQEVRWAMKFSGYSM, encoded by the exons ATGGCAATGGCTGCTTCCATTCGTTGTATGCTTCGAAAGACTGGGAATATTAATGAGAAAAGTATTCAGGGTATCAACAGAACTTTTGGGAGCATAGCTGCTACTAATGTTGATGCAACTTTTAGCGACAACAAAGACCACAATAATGTCCAAGCACAAGCAGACGTTCTGTTTAATTCACTGCCTCGTGAGCCTACGACAGGCACAGTTTCCCGAACTGGTTACCGCACTGGCCCTGGGGCCGATCGTATACTCGGAAAAGGGAGGCAACGCATTCTCAAACCTGTACTCAAGAAGGAAACGAGGTATGGACGTGAACCGTCTGATGAATGGTTTGGTCTCAGACCATGTGACATCCGACCTGGCTCTTTCCACAGATACACTCTACCTAGAGAAGGTCTCTTTACCCATGGCGTCCCCTACGAA GGTTGCCCCAAATGCTGTACACTAAAATGGGAAGAAGTTGACCGTAAGAAAAAGGGATTGCCGATACTATTTGCTGCTGCGAGGTGGAAGGCTGGGCGTTGTCATCGGTGTGGTGCTGCTACTCCTGCCACTGCTGCTGCTAGAAGAAGAAACAAGGGCAAGAAGGATGTGACGCTGGAAGAATTTATATCATTTGCAACGTACTACGCAGAAAAATATTGTCAAACATATGCAGATCCTGCTGATAATGCCAGGGCAGTGAAACAGGAAGTGCGATGGGCAATGAAGTTTTCAGGTTATTCAATGTGA